TCCAGAAAGCGATTTATCTCATAATGCTCCGCTTTTAGACTATCCTGAGATTCTTTATATAAAATCCAGCCCTTCATTTATGCTCCATTCCCGATACAACAACTATGATCTGTAAATTTAAATTCGTGTCTGATATCTGGAAGTGAATATTTTTTAATCATGTATAGCGACTAATTATCATCTTCTGCTTTTTTTAGTGTAATCCAGAACACACATCCTGGGCCTTCGGGGTTATCTTCCACACCACCCTCTTCTCCATGAAGATCCATTATCCTCTTGACAATGGCCAGGCCAAGACCGGATCCTTTTACCGAACCTTTTTCAACTCTGGTAAAACGATTGAAAATATCTTTTTTTGCCTCATCAGGAATCCCTTTGCCAAAATCAGTTATTTTTATTTTCCATCTCTTTTCTTCATCAGATATGTCAATAATTATCTTACCTTTTTCAGGACTGTATTTTATGGCATTTGAAAGAAGGTTTGAAAATACATCTTCTATTATTGGATTTGACATTGCATAGCACTTATTGGGTATTCTGAGATCAATCTCGATTTCATTTTCATCGATCTGATCCGCATAACTTTGAAGCACATTTCTCATTATTGAACATATATTAGTATATTCAAGTTCTATTTGCTTTGTATCCTCAAGTTTTGCTATCTTGGCAGCAAGTTCTATCATAGTAATTAGCTTCTCACTGTTGTGTTCTATCATGCTTAATGTATGAGCCTTTTCTTCATCCGTCTCCTTTTCCTGCAAAAATTCTGTAAGGCCTTTTATCACAGTTGTTGGGTTCAGGAGATCATGATGCATGATATCTATAAACAGATCTTTAAGTTCATTTGAATGTCTGAGTTCCTCTGCCATCTTTTTATCACTTACATCAACGATGACTCCAACTACGCCGTCATGCTTTCCGGTATTACTCTCAAAAATAGATTTACTAATAATAACATTATGATTTAATCCGTCTGGATACCTGAGGGTTGATTCAAATTTATGAATCCCATCTTCAGGGAGGGCACTTATATTATTTTCATATTTTTCCGTATTGAGGTGTTCTGGAAAAATTTCGTTTACTGCTTCACCTATGATCTCTTCTCTGTCAACACTCATTACCTTCTCAAATTCAGTATTGCATCCAAGTAACAGATTCTCTCTACTTGTGTAATATATCGGGGCTGGAATTGCATCCATCACCTCCTGCAGGAAATGAAGACTCTCATCTTTCAATGCGTTTGATTTTTCCAGATCCTGTGAGTATTCCTGGAGAGTATTCAGGATTTCATTCAGTCCCCGGGGAATTTCATAAAAATCAATGTCTACATCTGTATCAGCCCTGGCACTAAGATTGCCCTTGAGCACATCGTCAGATATTCTTTTAAAGTCAGTGACAATTCTGTTTATGGATCCTGCAACTGAGTCTGCTGTCATATAAGCTATCATCCCCATAAAGACGATAGCTATAAGTGATATTTTGATCAACTCTCTTTTGATCTCATCAACGCCAGCAAGCATTTCATCTTTTGGAACAACCAGAATGAATGAGAAATTGCCTGTCTGTATAGGTTCATAAAATATTATTGAATCCATTTGATTAACAGGATCCTTTGAAACTACATATCCGCTTTTTCCTGTATGTATATCTTCTGCAATTTCCAAACATTTTTCATTTTCCAGATCACAGAGGCTGATATTACCTATCCATTCTTTATTCACAGGGTGTGTAAGCAGAGTCCCCCTGCTATCTGTCATCAGTGCATAACCGCTATTAAAAGGTTTGATATCGCTTACAACCTCATCTATATATCTCAGTGAAACATCTATGCCGGCAACACCTACAAAATCTCCATTTTTAAATATTGGGGAGACGAAGCTTACAATAAACACTCCTTCATAATAGTAGGCATCTGTTATTATACTCTGCTCCAGTCTTTTTGGAGCCTGGTAGTAGTCTTCTGTTTCATAGTCAACAAGCGGCTCCAGTTTTATATCCCCGTCAATTCTGTTCCAGTAGGGTATGAACCTTCCTGTTGAATCATGACCTTCAGAATTAATATATTTGTGATCTTTTCCATCAAAGGCATCTGGTTCATAAGCCACAAATACAGCAAGGATATCTGGATGATCTTCAAGTATCTTTTTTAGAATCAAATTTGTTTTTTCTCTGCTTGGGTTTTCATATGCTGACATCGTACCTGCAAGCACATGTGGTATTGCAGCATTTTCTCTCATATCAGCGTTGAACTGACTGGCGAACTTTTCTGTCATTTCAACAGATTGCTTATATGCAATGCTTTCTTCTCTTGATGTGACTGTGGAGACAATTACTGTTGTAGTGACAGTCATTATTAAAACAATGCTAATAACGATATACACAATGAGCTTTTTTCTTAATGGTACATCCAGCAATTGTCTCATGATATTATCCTGTGAATTTTGTTATTCACTGCAATTTATGACATTATATATATAGATAATTATAATTTACAGTTAAAATTTTAGTATTTATCATATCTTAACATACTATAGATATAATTTATAGATGACCGAATTTTATATAACACTTGTTAAAAAATATATTTGTATATATAACAATTTAAGTTGATTAAATTACTTTAGATGTTGGTTTTATCAAAAAAGAAGTACGAATTGTTTGTTAAATAAATAATTTCATATAGGAATTTCACCAGTTAGGTTCATTACCATCCGGCTGACGATAATCTGCAACTTTTTTTATGGCCAGGTATAGTGTGCTTAATAGGAATGCAAACCAGTAAGTTGTAAATCTTAAGACCAGAGCAAAGGTTATGGCAAGAGAAGATGCAATCCCCATTGAACTCAACAGAACCAAAATGCTTCCTTCAAAGGTCCCGATTCCTCCGGGAGATACTGGAACCATTGCTATCATGTATGAAAGTATTGTTACAGTAAAGATTGCAGCAACTCCAAGATCAATATTTATTGCATCTGCAAGCAAATATGCCTTTACTCCAAACAGTCCCCAGATGATAAATGATAGTGTCAGCAATACCGGAATATATGAGTTTTTATTTTTCAGTATTCTGACCGAATCTCTAAAATCACTTAAATTATTTGAGATCCTGACTTTGATTGTATTTTTCACTGGGAATTTTTCAGTAAATCGAATCATTGCTTCAGGAAACATAACTATCAGAGAAAATGATGTAAAAATTCCCAGAAACAGAATAAAAGCTCCTGTAAATATATACATGCTCTCAGTTTGCTTATCACCATAGAAGATAATCCATCCAAGTGATGCTAGGCAAAGGGTCATAAATGGAAAGAGGCTGATTATTTTCTGGATACAGATAATAGCTGTGGCATCTGAGCCGGATATATTCCATCTTGAACGCATGAGTAATACCTTTGTCAGTTCTCCTCCGGCTTTTAATGCTGGTGTTATGCTTTCAACAACGGTACCTGCCATATTAACATCCAGTACCTGGGAATAACTGATATCTCTGTTCAGTTTTCTTGTGATTATGTGCCACTGACTGCTGATAAGTCCAATTGTTATACACTGGAGAAGACAGAGTAAAATTACGATCTGTATGTTAACAGACCTGATATCTGATATAGTATTGGAAAGATCAGCAATCCAGAGCGTTGCGATCAGAGCTGATAGGCCAATCAGATACAATATTACATTTTTCATCCTTTACTCCCATTTCATTTTTAACCAGCAGTACAGTATTTTTCATTGTGCAGTTTATACATTTGAGGTTCTGACCTAAACAGTCTGCATTGCTACTGCAAAAATCGGTTTCTATGCCATATAATATATGGCTAAAAATTATCTTTGTTCTTCTCATCAGTATTCTGGTATGTGGTGTTATCCGGTGACAGATATTTGCAAGCACTTTTTCCTTTGGGTAAACCTGAAGAGCTATATGTACCAGAGAATATCTGTGCGCACTGACATTTTCTCCGTCTGCCTGAATCACCTGTATCCTATTGTTCAGATGTAGTCTGCTTACAACTTTTCTGGAAATTTCTACAGCTTCCGGATCGTTGTCCACAACAGTTACCTGCGCACCCGTCTGCTCAGCTATTTCAATTGCTGTACAGGGAAAGGGTCCTCCACCAATACATAAAATATGATCATTCTGGGATATGGTAGCAATTGCTATTTCTTTTGCGACCAGTCTTTTGTAGTACATCCGGTAGATCTTACTAAATATATGACTTTTAGTCGCTATTTCTTCTATTTTTTTTGTTATGGCTGGAATCATATCTATCGTTTTATGGTTTTAGAAAAATTACTGGAATCCAAGCAACCTTGCTATCTGGTTGAATAGACCGGCTAATGTGAATGCAATAATTGTGGTAAATCCTATTACGTAGATGGATAGTCTCAGGTTGAACTCTTTAATTATGATCGCCATTACAGTGACACATGGCAAATAGAATAGAGCGACCAGAGACCCCACAATAAGCTGCAGTGTTGTTAGTTCAAGCTCCAGCAGTGGCAATACTCCCAGCTCTCTTCTAACTATTCCAAGCATCAATGCAAGACTTGCTTCCTTTGGAAGGCCAAGCCATCCCTCAACAAGTGGTTTTAGGAGATCTCCTATAACCAGCAGCAATCCTGTTTCTACAAGTACGGCTGCAAACAGTATTCCCAGTATCATGGGAATCTCTGCTTCCAGCAGGAACTGCTTTATCCTGATAACTATTTTCTGAGAAAGTGCACTCATAGATGGTTTCAGCAGGTTTGGAACTTCCATTAACATTGGATCGGTCTCACCTGGTATCACTCTGTTCAATATAAATCCCGCAACCAGAATTGCCACAAACGAAACCATATATACAAATACCAGTGCAAGGATCGACTGGTCTCCCAGAAGAGCGATGAATGCACCACTCTGTGCAGTACAGGGTACTGCCAGTGCAACAAGGGATGTTATCATAAGACGCTGCTTCTGGCTGGTTGCGGCCCTTGTTCCAAGTATGGCCGGGACTGCACATCCATATCCCATTACCATTGGGACAACATTACTTCCAAGCATTCCGATTTTGCGAAGAACACTGTCCAATAATATTCCCAGTCTAGGAAGATACCCACTATCCTCTAAAAATGAAATGACAACATAAAATAGTGTGACATATGGCAGTATAAGGAAAAAAGGCCATTCAATTCCTTTTATCAGTACACCGTATTCTCCTACCAGTAAGTTGAATACTATTCCTTCAGGAATAAAATATGCTACCAGGGAAGTTACTGCTGGAATATAATAGTTATCCAGTATTGGAAGGAGCAAAAGTGCTCTAAGGCCCTGTCCACCTCCGACAACAAAAAGCATTGAAAAAGTCAGGATGATAAGTGCCAGAGGCAAGCCGGGAAAGGGCTGTACCAGTGCATCTCCCAGTTTATCCCAGAATGTCGGATGCCTGTGTTCTACCACCTGCACATTTTCAGCAATCCTTCCAACTTCCTGCCATCTCTCATCATGTGACATCTGAACCGGCTTTATTGCAATCGGCTCCCTGAGAGCAACGTCCCATGCTCTGTCAAGAAGATCTTTCAGTCCAATATTGCGTGGAGCAATAGTCGGGATTACCGGTGCTTCCAGCTCCTCTTCAAGTTTTTTTACATCAATTGATATACCTTTATTCTCAGCAACATCGATCAGATTAAGTGCATATATTACAGGCACATCTTTATGTTTTATCTGAAGGGCAAGGTTGAGGTTTCTCTCAAGGTTTGTTGCATCAAGTACACAGATAATTACATTTGCACCCTCTTCAAGAAAATTAACCGCAACCTGTTCAGCAGGGGATGTTGCTTCCAGGGAATATGTTCCGGGAACGTCAATCAGGGTAGCGTTTTTACTTCGATAGCTTATACTTCCTGCTGTATAACTTACTGTAGTTCCTGCATAGTTTGCAGTCAAAACATCCATACCGGTTAATTTGGAAAAAATCACACTTTTTCCAACATTTGGGTTACCCATCAACAGAATTTTAATATCATCTGGTGCACTGGGCGGAAGTTTTCTGGAACCGGTATTATGACAACGCACTCAGTGCACCTCTTTTATGATAATTTGCTCAGCTATCTTTTTATCTATTGCAACACACCGTGTTCCAATCTGTACAACCAGTGGTCCTCCAAAGAACTGTCTGGATCTGATGGATACCTTTGATCCTTTTCTAAGTCCAAGTGAGTTAAGAAGGTTGATGTCCGGCAGGTTTTCAATTATAC
Above is a genomic segment from Methanosalsum zhilinae DSM 4017 containing:
- a CDS encoding ferrous iron transporter B, encoding MRCHNTGSRKLPPSAPDDIKILLMGNPNVGKSVIFSKLTGMDVLTANYAGTTVSYTAGSISYRSKNATLIDVPGTYSLEATSPAEQVAVNFLEEGANVIICVLDATNLERNLNLALQIKHKDVPVIYALNLIDVAENKGISIDVKKLEEELEAPVIPTIAPRNIGLKDLLDRAWDVALREPIAIKPVQMSHDERWQEVGRIAENVQVVEHRHPTFWDKLGDALVQPFPGLPLALIILTFSMLFVVGGGQGLRALLLLPILDNYYIPAVTSLVAYFIPEGIVFNLLVGEYGVLIKGIEWPFFLILPYVTLFYVVISFLEDSGYLPRLGILLDSVLRKIGMLGSNVVPMVMGYGCAVPAILGTRAATSQKQRLMITSLVALAVPCTAQSGAFIALLGDQSILALVFVYMVSFVAILVAGFILNRVIPGETDPMLMEVPNLLKPSMSALSQKIVIRIKQFLLEAEIPMILGILFAAVLVETGLLLVIGDLLKPLVEGWLGLPKEASLALMLGIVRRELGVLPLLELELTTLQLIVGSLVALFYLPCVTVMAIIIKEFNLRLSIYVIGFTTIIAFTLAGLFNQIARLLGFQ
- a CDS encoding ATP-binding protein, encoding MRQLLDVPLRKKLIVYIVISIVLIMTVTTTVIVSTVTSREESIAYKQSVEMTEKFASQFNADMRENAAIPHVLAGTMSAYENPSREKTNLILKKILEDHPDILAVFVAYEPDAFDGKDHKYINSEGHDSTGRFIPYWNRIDGDIKLEPLVDYETEDYYQAPKRLEQSIITDAYYYEGVFIVSFVSPIFKNGDFVGVAGIDVSLRYIDEVVSDIKPFNSGYALMTDSRGTLLTHPVNKEWIGNISLCDLENEKCLEIAEDIHTGKSGYVVSKDPVNQMDSIIFYEPIQTGNFSFILVVPKDEMLAGVDEIKRELIKISLIAIVFMGMIAYMTADSVAGSINRIVTDFKRISDDVLKGNLSARADTDVDIDFYEIPRGLNEILNTLQEYSQDLEKSNALKDESLHFLQEVMDAIPAPIYYTSRENLLLGCNTEFEKVMSVDREEIIGEAVNEIFPEHLNTEKYENNISALPEDGIHKFESTLRYPDGLNHNVIISKSIFESNTGKHDGVVGVIVDVSDKKMAEELRHSNELKDLFIDIMHHDLLNPTTVIKGLTEFLQEKETDEEKAHTLSMIEHNSEKLITMIELAAKIAKLEDTKQIELEYTNICSIMRNVLQSYADQIDENEIEIDLRIPNKCYAMSNPIIEDVFSNLLSNAIKYSPEKGKIIIDISDEEKRWKIKITDFGKGIPDEAKKDIFNRFTRVEKGSVKGSGLGLAIVKRIMDLHGEEGGVEDNPEGPGCVFWITLKKAEDDN
- a CDS encoding lysylphosphatidylglycerol synthase transmembrane domain-containing protein; the encoded protein is MKNVILYLIGLSALIATLWIADLSNTISDIRSVNIQIVILLCLLQCITIGLISSQWHIITRKLNRDISYSQVLDVNMAGTVVESITPALKAGGELTKVLLMRSRWNISGSDATAIICIQKIISLFPFMTLCLASLGWIIFYGDKQTESMYIFTGAFILFLGIFTSFSLIVMFPEAMIRFTEKFPVKNTIKVRISNNLSDFRDSVRILKNKNSYIPVLLTLSFIIWGLFGVKAYLLADAINIDLGVAAIFTVTILSYMIAMVPVSPGGIGTFEGSILVLLSSMGIASSLAITFALVLRFTTYWFAFLLSTLYLAIKKVADYRQPDGNEPNW
- a CDS encoding FeoA family protein — its product is MYLASYENDKPCIIENLPDINLLNSLGLRKGSKVSIRSRQFFGGPLVVQIGTRCVAIDKKIAEQIIIKEVH
- a CDS encoding class I SAM-dependent methyltransferase, with translation MYYKRLVAKEIAIATISQNDHILCIGGGPFPCTAIEIAEQTGAQVTVVDNDPEAVEISRKVVSRLHLNNRIQVIQADGENVSAHRYSLVHIALQVYPKEKVLANICHRITPHTRILMRRTKIIFSHILYGIETDFCSSNADCLGQNLKCINCTMKNTVLLVKNEMGVKDEKCNIVSDWPISSDRNALDC